GCCTGCTGTCAAGGTGTTTATTGAAGCGGTTGTGCACACCGTTTGACCAAAGGTATTCGTTGCCGCCTACGCCGCCTGTGCTGCTGCTGGTGATTTCGCCTGTGTTTTCACCGAAACACAAGATGTCGACTCCTACTAAATTGATGGTCAATTGGTCGGGTTCGCTTACGGTGGCTTCGGCCGTGTCGGTGCAGTTGTGGGCATCGGTCACGGTGACGGTGTAAATGCCTGCGGTTAAGCCTGTTATAGTGGCATCTATGCCTGCGTTCGACCATTCATAGGTGTAGTTCGTAGTGCCGCCTGTTGCGCTGACTCCTACTGTGCCGTCGTTGCCGCCGTTGATGCTGACGGGGCTGTTGAAGGTGCTTAATGAACGATGTCGCTTGGTTGGCTTAGGGTGATTTCATCCGTGGCGGTTGCACCGTTGTCGTCTGTTACCGTTACCGTGTAAGTGCCTGCTGTCAAGGTGTTTATTGAAGCGGTTGTGCAGACCGTTTGACCAAAGGTATTCGTTGCCGCCTACGCCGCCTGTGCTGCTGCTGGTGATTTCGCCTGTGTTTTCACCGAAACACAAGATGTCGACTCCTACTAAATTGATGGTCAATTGGTCGGGTTCGCTTACGGTGGCTTCGGCCGTGTCGGTGCAGTTGTGGGCATCGGTCACGGTGACGGTGTAAATGCCTGCGGTTAAGCCTGTTATAGTGGCATCTGCGTTCGACCATTCATAGGTGTAGTTCGGAGTGCCGCCTGTTGCGCTGACTCCTACTGTGCCGTCGTTGCCACCGTTGATGCTGACTGGGCTGTTTGAAGTAGTAAGAACGATGTCGCTTGGTTCGGTTAGGGTGATTTCATCCGTGGCGGTTGCACCGTTGTCGTCTGTTACCGTTACCGTATAAGTGCCTGCAATTAAATCGCTTATGTTTGAAGTTGTGGCACCGTTTGACCAAAGGTATTCGTTGCCGCCTACGCCGCCTGTGCTGCTGCTGGTGATTTCGCCTGTGCTTTCACCAAAGCACAAGATGTCGACTCCTACTAAATTGATGGTCAATTGGTCGGGTTCGCTTACCGTGGCTTCGGCCGTGTCGGTGCAGTTGTGGGCATCGGTCACGGTGACGGTGTAAATGCCTGCGGTTAAGCCTGTTATAGTGGCATCGGCGCCTGCGTTCGACCATTCATAGGTGTAGTTCGGGGTGCCGCCTGTTGCGCTGACTCCTACTGTGCCGTCGTTGCCGCCGTTGATGCTGACGGGGCTGTTTGAAGTAGTCAGAACGATGTCGCTTGGTTCGCTTAGGGTGATTTCATCCGTGGCGGTTGCGCCGTTGTCGTCTGTTACCGTTACCGTGTAAGTGCCTGCTGTCAAGGTGTTTATTGAAGCGGTTGTGCAGACCGTTTGACCAAAGGTATTCGTTGCCGCCTACGCCGCCTGTGCTGCTGCTGGTGATTTCGCCTGTGTTTTCACCGAACACAAGATGTCGACTCCTACTAAATTGATGGTCAATTGGTCGGGTTCGCTTACCGTGGCTTCGGCCGTGTCGGTGCAGTTGTGGGCATCGGTCACGGTGACGGTGTAAATGCCTGCGGTTAAGCCTGTTATAGTGGCATCGGTGTATCGCGTTCGACCATTCATAGGTGTAGTTTGGGGTCGCCTGTTGCGCTGACTCCTACTGTGCCGTCGTTGCCGCCGTTGATGCTGACGGGGCTGTTTGAAGTAGTAAGAACGATGTCGCTTGGTTCGCTTAGGGTGATTTCATCCGTGGCGGTTGCGCCGTTGTCGTCTGTTACCGTTACCGTGTAAGTGCCTGCTGTCAAGGTGTTTATTGAAGCGGTTGTGCACCGTTTGACCAAAGGTATTCGTTGCCGCCTACACCGCCTGTGCTGCTGCTGGTGATTTCGCCTGTGTTTTCACCGAAGCACAAGATGTCGACTCCTACTAAATTGATGGTCAATTGGTCGGGTTCGCTTACCGTGGCTTCGGCCGTGTCGGTGCAGTTGTGGGCATCGGTCACGGTGACGGTGTAAATGCCTGCCGTTAAGCCTGTTATAGTGGCATCGTGCCTATGCGTTCGACCATTCATAGGTGTAGTTCGGAGTGCCGCCTGTTGCGCTGACTCCTACTGTGCCGTCGTTGCCGCCGTTGATGCTTACTGGGGTGTTGGAGGTGCTTAATGTAATGTCGCTTGGTTCGCTTAGGGTGATTTCATCCGTGGCGGTTGCGCCGTTGTCGTCTGTTACCGTTACCGTGTAAGTGCCTGCAATTAAATCGCTTATGTTTGAAGTTGTGGCGTTTGACCAAAGGTATTCGTTGCCGCCTACACCGCCTGTGCTGCTGCTGGTGATTTCGCCTGTGTTTTCACCGAAGCACAAGATGTCGACTCCTACTAAATTGATGGTCAATTGGTCGGGTTCGCTTACCGTGGCTTCGGCCGTGTCGGTGCAGTTGTGGGCATCGGTCACGGTGACGGTGTAAATGCCTGCGGTTAAGCCTGTTATAGTGGCATTTGCATTGGACCATTCATAGGTGTAGTTCGGAGTGCCGCCTGTTGCGCTGACTCCTACTGTGCCGTCGTTGCCACCGTTGATGCTGACTGGGCTGTTTGAAGTAGTAAGAACGATGTCGCTTGGTTCGCTTAGGGTGATTTCATCCGTGGCGGTTGCGCCGTTGTCGTCTGTTACAGTTACCGTGTAAGTGCCTGCTGTCAAGGTGTTTATTGAAGCGGTTGTGCAGACCGTTTGACCAAAGGTATTCGTTGCCGCCTACGCCGCCTGTGCTGCTGCTGGTGATTTCGCCTGTGTTTTCACCGAAACACAAGATGTCGACTCCTACTAAATTGATGGTCAATTGGTCGGGTTCGCTTACCGTGGCTTCGGCCGTGTCGGTGCAGTTGTGGGCATCGGTCACGGTGACGGTGTAAATGCCTGCGGTTAAGCCTGTTATAGTGGCATTTGCCTGCGTTCGACCATTCATAGGTGTAGTTCCCGCCTGTTGCGCTGACTCCTACTGTGCCGTCGTTGCCGCTGTTGATGCTGACTGGGCTGTTTGAAGTAGTAAGAACGATGTCGCTTGGTTCGCTAAGCGTCACTTCGTTTGTTGCTTTTGTACCATTGCTATCAGTAACGGTTACTGTATAAGTACCTGCACTTATCGTATTAATGGAGGCGGTTGTTGCACCATTCGACCATATATAGGTATTGCCGCCTACGCCGCCTGTTACTGCTGTGCTTATGCTACCCGTGTTTTCACCAAAACACAAGATGTCTATACCTGTTAGAGCTACATCTATAGAACACGCATTAGAGCCTGTGAATGCAAAGTCGATTGTCAAATTCACATTATCGTCTGGCAAAGTACCTGCATAAAAAGAAAAGCCCTGCTCATTCAAAGGTTCTACGTTTGGCTTTACATCAATGATTCCAGAGGTAATCATATTAAAAAAACTTGCATTGAGTCTGCCATTCGAATCCGTATTATCATCAATGGTTTCATCATCACTTCCACCTTCAAGGGAGATAAGTCCTTCCAAGGGTTCTCCTACATTAAATTCTGAGGATAAGATTCCGACAAAATATCTACCTGGTGCGAGATCATCAAAAATATAACTTCCATCTGCAGCAGTTACAACGAGTCTTTCAGGTTTTGGAAGAATTGCTCCTTCTTTGTATAGTCTCATTTCCACACCTTCAATACCGGTATCTCCTGCATCGTAAATACCATTGCAGTTTAAATCATTGTAAACAAGATTACCAATTGCCACGCTTTCCATAAAACCAAAGTCAATGGTTTCGTTGACACTTCCGTCGCTTAATAGCCCTGGATATTGGTTTGCTCCTTGTCCAGTTTCAGAGGTTGGCTCACCTCCAACCAAAAGTTCAATGACTATTGTTCCAACTCCTCTTCCTGTTGTCACACCAATATATCTCCCGTTGTCGTCGTCATCGGTAGTAGCATCACCTGTTCCTATAGTACTTTGTGTGTTTACTAAAGCTTGTCCAACATCAAATTGATTATCGGGTATAAATAGTTTATACTCGCCTGGGTCAAGCATATCAAAATAGTAATAGCCATTACCATCGGTAATAGCTGTTGCAAGTGGAGTAGAGAGAAATGATGAATCAGCTCGAAAAAGTTGAACAGTAACACCTGGTATTGCGGCATCTCCAACATTGAAGGTTCCATTTAAATCATTGTCTAAAAAGACAAAATTACCGACAGCTACTTTTTGGGGTTCGGACTCAATTATTATTGGACAACAAAGGCTAATATCACAACCATTGGCATCTTTTCCTGTATAATAATAGTTTCCTATTGTGGTAATATTAAGGGTTGTATTGTTCTCTCCTATTAGAGCGTCTCCGGGGTCTGTGCTACCTTCATACCATTGAATGTCGGTTAAGCCTGCTTCAACTGTTGCGGTGAAACTGCCTCCGTACAAATATTCGGGAACACTAATGCAGACATCTGCAAAATCGTCTTCGTCGTTTCGCCCATTGTTGGGTGTAGAGTCAGGATCTGTTTGGTCGGATGCGGTGACTTCTACTTCATTG
The Chitinophagales bacterium genome window above contains:
- a CDS encoding SprB repeat-containing protein translates to MTDAHNCTDTAEATVSEPDQLTINLVGVDILCFGENTGEITSSSTGGVGGNEYLWSNGVHNRFNKHLDSRHLHGNGNRRQRCNRHG
- a CDS encoding SprB repeat-containing protein: MTAGTYTVTVTDDNGATATDEITLSEPSDIVLTTSNSPVSINGGNDGTVGVSATGGTPNYTYEWSNAGADATITGLTAGIYTVTVTDAHNCTDTAEATVSEPDQLTINLVGVDILCFGESTGEITSSSTGGVGGNEYLWSNGATTSNISDLIAGTYTVTVTDDNGATATDEITLTEPSDIVLTTSNSPVSINGGNDGTVGVSATGGTPNYTYEWSNADATITGLTAGIYTVTVTDAHNCTDTAEATVSEPDQLTINLVGVDILCFGENTGEITSSSTGGVGGNEYLWSNGLHNRFNKHLDSRHLHGNGNRRQRCNRHG
- a CDS encoding SprB repeat-containing protein, producing the protein MFGENTGEITSSSTGGVGGNEYLWSNGLHNRFNKHLDSRHLHGNGNRRQRRNRHG
- a CDS encoding SprB repeat-containing protein: MNGRTHRHDATITGLTAGIYTVTVTDAHNCTDTAEATVSEPDQLTINLVGVDILCFGENTGEITSSSTGGVGGNEYLWSNGAQPLQ
- a CDS encoding SprB repeat-containing protein — translated: MTAGTYTVTVTDDNGATATDEITLSEPSDIVLTTSNSPVSINGGNDGTVGVSATGGTPNYTYEWSNANATITGLTAGIYTVTVTDAHNCTDTAEATVSEPDQLTINLVGVDILCFGENTGEITSSSTGGVGGNEYLWSNATTSNISDLIAGTYTVTVTDDNGATATDEITLSEPSDITLSTSNTPVSINGGNDGTVGVSATGGTPNYTYEWSNA
- a CDS encoding SprB repeat-containing protein, producing the protein MTINLVGVDILCFGENTGEITSSSTGGVGGNEYLWSNGLHNRFNKHLDSRHLHGNCNRRQRRNRHG
- a CDS encoding SdrD B-like domain-containing protein; this encodes MKKPLHSLNNYCWIALLMLFTSFSIQAQTDLSVTKTVTNSEPAIGDLITYTIIVENQSATEATGVVLTDNLPIGVDYQANSVTAGSFAHSSGTGTWTIGTVSASSSETLTVTVEVLSSGIHFNEVEVTASDQTDPDSTPNNGRNDEDDFADVCISVPEYLYGGSFTATVEAGLTDIQWYEGSTDPGDALIGENNTTLNITTIGNYYYTGKDANGCDISLCCPIIIESEPQKVAVGNFVFLDNDLNGTFNVGDAAIPGVTVQLFRADSSFLSTPLATAITDGNGYYYFDMLDPGEYKLFIPDNQFDVGQALVNTQSTIGTGDATTDDDDNGRYIGVTTGRGVGTIVIELLVGGEPTSETGQGANQYPGLLSDGSVNETIDFGFMESVAIGNLVYNDLNCNGIYDAGDTGIEGVEMRLYKEGAILPKPERLVVTAADGSYIFDDLAPGRYFVGILSSEFNVGEPLEGLISLEGGSDDETIDDNTDSNGRLNASFFNMITSGIIDVKPNVEPLNEQGFSFYAGTLPDDNVNLTIDFAFTGSNACSIDVALTGIDILCFGENTGSISTAVTGGVGGNTYIWSNGATTASINTISAGTYTVTVTDSNGTKATNEVTLSEPSDIVLTTSNSPVSINSGNDGTVGVSATGGNYTYEWSNAGKCHYNRLNRRHLHRHRDRCPQLHRHGRSHGKRTRPIDHQFSRSRHLVFR